A region of Candidatus Eisenbacteria bacterium DNA encodes the following proteins:
- a CDS encoding phenylacetate--CoA ligase family protein produces the protein MNSAVARALYHALQLWRGEPVLAAMRDLRESRAWPREKLFMMQWERQKALYRHAFTTVPHYRDSWTKLGLTSASMTSREAWSRLPVLEKADLHQKSADLKSSRRYGGLASSTSGSSGTPVAVFRSHKSWAYHHANIFRGWEWFGIQVGDPYAYLWGLALDSEGKRQAWMKDGVFNRRRCSAFSLDRDRAVAFFHELRAHPVEFLYGYPSAVAQFAEELAAAGLDGRELRVKAAVTTAEVLKEHQRARIGEVFGCPVVNSYGCAEVGIVGIECEQGRLHIPIESVVVETLPGSDGYDEVLLTDLMNEAQPVIRYRIGDLVKREEDTCPCGRGLPVLGQILGRAGDTLELPDGRKINANLPSYIFKKHGKAGTVREYQFVQFRDGTIELRIIRGPAWTNNLVHEIGVEAREVLGVDVAVSPVDRIERVGRGKHRDFVRAE, from the coding sequence ATGAACTCAGCCGTCGCGCGTGCGCTCTACCACGCACTCCAGCTGTGGCGCGGCGAGCCCGTGCTGGCGGCGATGCGCGATCTGCGTGAGTCCAGGGCCTGGCCCCGAGAGAAACTCTTCATGATGCAGTGGGAGCGCCAGAAAGCGCTCTACCGCCACGCGTTCACGACCGTGCCGCATTACCGCGACAGCTGGACCAAGCTCGGGCTCACTTCCGCCTCGATGACCTCGCGCGAAGCGTGGAGCCGACTGCCGGTGCTCGAGAAGGCGGATCTCCACCAGAAGTCGGCCGATCTCAAGTCGTCGCGCCGGTACGGCGGACTCGCTTCATCGACCTCGGGTTCGTCCGGCACGCCGGTGGCCGTGTTCCGCTCGCACAAGTCGTGGGCCTATCACCACGCGAACATCTTTCGCGGCTGGGAGTGGTTCGGAATCCAGGTCGGCGATCCCTATGCCTATCTGTGGGGGCTCGCGCTCGACAGCGAAGGCAAGCGACAGGCGTGGATGAAGGACGGCGTCTTCAATCGCCGCCGCTGTTCGGCGTTCTCGCTCGACCGCGACCGCGCGGTCGCGTTCTTCCACGAACTTCGCGCGCATCCGGTCGAGTTCCTCTACGGCTATCCGTCGGCGGTCGCACAGTTCGCCGAAGAGCTCGCCGCCGCCGGTCTCGATGGACGCGAGCTGCGCGTCAAGGCCGCCGTCACCACCGCCGAGGTGCTGAAGGAGCATCAGCGCGCGCGCATCGGCGAGGTGTTCGGCTGTCCGGTCGTCAACAGCTACGGCTGCGCGGAAGTCGGCATCGTCGGGATCGAGTGCGAGCAGGGCCGCCTGCACATCCCGATCGAATCGGTGGTGGTCGAGACGCTGCCGGGCTCCGACGGCTACGACGAAGTGCTGCTGACCGATCTCATGAACGAGGCGCAGCCGGTGATTCGCTACCGGATCGGCGATCTGGTCAAGCGCGAGGAAGACACCTGTCCGTGCGGCCGCGGTCTGCCGGTGCTCGGTCAGATCCTGGGCCGCGCCGGCGACACGCTCGAGCTTCCCGACGGCCGCAAGATCAACGCGAATCTGCCGAGCTACATCTTCAAGAAACACGGCAAGGCGGGCACCGTGCGCGAGTATCAGTTCGTGCAGTTCCGAGACGGCACGATCGAGCTGCGCATCATTCGCGGGCCCGCGTGGACCAACAACCTGGTGCACGAGATCGGCGTGGAAGCGCGCGAAGTGCTCGGTGTCGACGTGGCGGTGAGCCCGGTCGATCGGATCGAGCGTGTGGGCCGCGGCAAGCACCGGGACTTCGTGCGGGCCGAGTAG